The following are from one region of the Vitis riparia cultivar Riparia Gloire de Montpellier isolate 1030 chromosome 9, EGFV_Vit.rip_1.0, whole genome shotgun sequence genome:
- the LOC117922361 gene encoding receptor-like protein EIX1: MIASTIPTSIGNFCNLQHLDLGTNTLTGSFFEFLEEIKNCSSEGPLPELGYLDLSWNQLVGRLPERLSQLEKLTYLDLSDNKLQGPIPASFGTFKNLNEMRLGWNELNGSLPVSFGQLSELVVLEVYGNRLIGILSKEHFSKLSKLKTLWMHENSGLVLNVSSTWVPPFQITDLDLSSCNLGPSFPTWLRSQKEVFWLYLSNASISGSIPKWFWNISLNLQGVSLSDNQLQGILSEEHFSKLSKLKALLMGGNSGLVLNVSSTWVPPFQITVLSMTSCNLGPSFPTWLRSQKELFDLDLSNATISGSIPKWFWNIFFNLQYLNLSHNQLQGQLPNSLKFPFGDRAYIDFSYNLFEGPIPFSIKELYLLDLSHNKFSGPIPLSRGESMLDLHYFFLSENQITGTIPDSIGRITSLQVIDFSRNNLTGSIPSTINNCSSLIVLDLGNNNLSGMIPKSLGQLQWLESLHLNDNKLSGELPSSFQNLSRLELIDLSYNQLSGKVPSWIGTAFINLVILNLRSNVFFGRLPSQLSNLSSLHVLDLAQNNLMGEIPVTLFELKAMVPEYNKNIYPLCDNVSNSQYEERLVVIMKGQSLEYTRTLSLVVGIDLSDNNLSGGFPKK, translated from the exons ATGATTGCAAGTACAATTCCAACCTCCATCGGAAATTTTTGCAACTTACAACATTTGGATTTGGGTACCAATACCTTGACAGGAAGTTTCTTTGAGTTTCTCGAAGAGATCAAAAACTGCAGTTCTGAAGGTCCTTTACCAGAACTGGGGTATTTGGACTTGTCTTGGAATCAATTAGTGGGCAGATTGCCAGAACGGTTGAGTCAGCTGGAAAAACTTACATATCTCGATCTATCCGATAACAAGCTTCAAGGCCCTATCCCTGCTTCTTTTGGGACATTCAAAAATCTGAATGAGATGCGGCTTGGATGGAATGAACTGAATGGGAGTCTCCCAGTTAGTTTTGGACAACTTTCTGAATTGGTTGTATTGGAAGTTTATGGGAATCGCTTGATTGGAATTCTTTCTAAAGAACATTTTTCAAAGTTAAGTAAGTTGAAGACTCTGTGGATGCATGAAAATTCAGGTCTCGTTTTGAATGTTAGTTCCACCTGGGTCCCCCCATTCCAAATCACTGATCTTGATTTGAGTTCATGCAATTTAGGCCCTTCATTCCCGACTTGGCTTAGGTCTCAAAAGGAGGTCTTCTGGCTGTATTTGTCAAATGCTAGCATCTCAGGTTCCATACCTAAGTGGTTTTGGAATATTTCTTTGAATCTGCAGGGCGTAAGTCTTTCTGACAATCAGTTACAAG GAATTCTTTCTGAAGAACATTTTTCAAAGTTGAGTAAGCTGAAGGCTTTGCTGATGGGTGGAAATTCAGGTCTCGTTTTGAATGTTAGTTCCACCTGGGTCCCCCCATTCCAAATCACTGTTCTGAGTATGACTTCATGCAATTTAGGCCCTTCATTCCCGACTTGGCTTAGGTCTCAAAAGGAGCTCTTCGATCTAGATTTGTCAAATGCTACCATCTCAGGTTCCATACCCAAGtggttttggaatatttttttcaatctgCAGTACTTAAATCTTTCTCACAATCAGTTACAAGGTCAGCTaccaaattcattaaaatttccttttGGTGATCGTGCATATATTGATTTCAGTTACAACCTCTTTGAGGGACCTATTCCTTTTTCAATCAAAGAGCTCTATTTACTAGATCTCTCCCACAATAAATTTTCTGGCCCTATCCCACTGAGCAGAGGTGAATCTATGTTAGACTTGCATTACTTTTTCCTTTCGGAAAATCAAATAACAGGGACCATCCCAGATTCCATAGGACGCATCACCTCTCTTCAAGTCATTGATTTTTCAAGGAATAATTTGACTGGAAGCATTCCTTCTACCATAAATAATTGCTCTAGCCTAATTGTTCTAGACCTTGGAAATAACAATTTATCTGGGATGATACCAAAGTCGTTGGGCCAGTTACAATGGCTCGAATCACTGCACCTGAATGACAACAAGCTTTCAGGAGAGCTCCCctcatctttccaaaatttatcaAGATTGGAACTCATTGATCTCAGTTATAACCAATTATCGGGTAAGGTTCCTTCATGGATTGGAACTGCTTTCATAAATCTTGTAATACTCAACTTGaggtcaaatgtattttttggaaGACTTCCCTCCCAGCTTTCAAATTTAAGCTCCTTACATGTCTTAGACCTTGCACAAAACAATCTGATGGGTGAAATTCCAGTCACTTTGTTTGAGCTTAAAGCCATGGTTCCGGAGTATAACAAGAATATATATCCTTTGTGTGACAATGTGAGCAACTCTCAGTATGAAGAACGATTGGTGGTGATTATGAAAGGTCAAAGTCTTGAATACACCAGGACTCTTTCTCTGGTTGTAGGCATAGACCTATCCGACAATAATTTAAGTGGAGGCTTCCCcaagaaataa
- the LOC117922283 gene encoding receptor-like protein 7 isoform X1, with amino-acid sequence MEKISILGFLLVILCLITRDLACKGETLEGNCLRADREALLDLKNGLKDSSNNRLSSWIGGNCCQWEGIGCENNTGVVISIDLHNPYYLEEAYENWSSMNLSGEIRPSLIELKYLRSLDLSGNSFEHIPIPKFFGSLKNLQYLNLSNCGFKGAIPPTLGNLSNLQFLDLSSIESQLFVKNLEWMTNLVSLRHLKLNYVNLSMVGSHWMEVFSKLSFLTELHLQHCGLSGSISSLNSINFTSLSVISISGNSFRSKFPIWLLNISSLVYIDVVALNC; translated from the exons ATGgagaaaatttcaattcttggtTTCCTTTTGGTCATTCTATGTCTAATAACAAGAGATCTTGCTTGCAAGGGTGAAACCCTTGAGGGAAATTGCTTAAGAGCTGATCGAGAAGCTCTTCTTGACTTAAAAAATGGTCTCAAAGATTCTTCTAACAACCGGCTTTCATCATGGATAGGAGGCAATTGTTGTCAATGGGAGGGAATTGGTTGTGAAAATAACACAGGAGTTGTTATTTCAATCGATCTTCATAACCCATATTATCTTGAAGAAGCATATGAAAATTGGAGTTCAATGAACTTAAGCGGGGAGATCCGGCCTTCTTTGATAGAACTCAAATATTTGAGGTCTTTAGATTTGAGTGGCAACTCATTTGAGCATATCCCAATTCCTAAATTCTTCGGATCTTTGAAAAATTTACAATATCTAAACTTATCAAATTGTGGATTCAAAGGTGCAATTCCTCCAACCTTGGGAAACCTTTCTAATTTGcaatttcttgatctttcttccATTGAATCTCAGTTATTTGTTAAGAACCTTGAATGGATGACTAATCTTGTTTCCTTAAGGCATCTCAAGTTGAACTATGTCAACCTGTCAATGGTCGGATCTCACTGGATGGAGGTATTCAGCAAGCTTTCATTTTTAACAGAGTTGCACTTACAACATTGTGGGCTCTCTGGTTCAATTTCATCTCTAAACTCtatcaattttacttcattgtCTGTCATAAGCATCAGTGGCAACTCTTTCCGATCAAAGTTCCCAATATGGCTTCTAAACATTAGCAGCCTTGTATACATTGAT GTAGTTGCTCTCAACTGTTAA
- the LOC117922283 gene encoding receptor-like protein EIX1 isoform X3 produces the protein MEKISILGFLLVILCLITRDLACKGETLEGNCLRADREALLDLKNGLKDSSNNRLSSWIGGNCCQWEGIGCENNTGVVISIDLHNPYYLEEAYENWSSMNLSGEIRPSLIELKYLRSLDLSGNSFEHIPIPKFFGSLKNLQYLNLSNCGFKGAIPPTLGNLSNLQFLDLSSIESQLFVKNLEWMTNLVSLRHLKLNYVNLSMVGSHWMEWQLFPIKVPNMASKH, from the exons ATGgagaaaatttcaattcttggtTTCCTTTTGGTCATTCTATGTCTAATAACAAGAGATCTTGCTTGCAAGGGTGAAACCCTTGAGGGAAATTGCTTAAGAGCTGATCGAGAAGCTCTTCTTGACTTAAAAAATGGTCTCAAAGATTCTTCTAACAACCGGCTTTCATCATGGATAGGAGGCAATTGTTGTCAATGGGAGGGAATTGGTTGTGAAAATAACACAGGAGTTGTTATTTCAATCGATCTTCATAACCCATATTATCTTGAAGAAGCATATGAAAATTGGAGTTCAATGAACTTAAGCGGGGAGATCCGGCCTTCTTTGATAGAACTCAAATATTTGAGGTCTTTAGATTTGAGTGGCAACTCATTTGAGCATATCCCAATTCCTAAATTCTTCGGATCTTTGAAAAATTTACAATATCTAAACTTATCAAATTGTGGATTCAAAGGTGCAATTCCTCCAACCTTGGGAAACCTTTCTAATTTGcaatttcttgatctttcttccATTGAATCTCAGTTATTTGTTAAGAACCTTGAATGGATGACTAATCTTGTTTCCTTAAGGCATCTCAAGTTGAACTATGTCAACCTGTCAATGGTCGGATCTCACTGGATGGAG TGGCAACTCTTTCCGATCAAAGTTCCCAATATGGCTTCTAAACATTAG
- the LOC117922283 gene encoding receptor-like protein EIX1 isoform X2: MEKISILGFLLVILCLITRDLACKGETLEGNCLRADREALLDLKNGLKDSSNNRLSSWIGGNCCQWEGIGCENNTGVVISIDLHNPYYLEEAYENWSSMNLSGEIRPSLIELKYLRSLDLSGNSFEHIPIPKFFGSLKNLQYLNLSNCGFKGAIPPTLGNLSNLQFLDLSSIESQLFVKNLEWMTNLVSLRHLKLNYVNLSMVGSHWMEHQWQLFPIKVPNMASKH; encoded by the exons ATGgagaaaatttcaattcttggtTTCCTTTTGGTCATTCTATGTCTAATAACAAGAGATCTTGCTTGCAAGGGTGAAACCCTTGAGGGAAATTGCTTAAGAGCTGATCGAGAAGCTCTTCTTGACTTAAAAAATGGTCTCAAAGATTCTTCTAACAACCGGCTTTCATCATGGATAGGAGGCAATTGTTGTCAATGGGAGGGAATTGGTTGTGAAAATAACACAGGAGTTGTTATTTCAATCGATCTTCATAACCCATATTATCTTGAAGAAGCATATGAAAATTGGAGTTCAATGAACTTAAGCGGGGAGATCCGGCCTTCTTTGATAGAACTCAAATATTTGAGGTCTTTAGATTTGAGTGGCAACTCATTTGAGCATATCCCAATTCCTAAATTCTTCGGATCTTTGAAAAATTTACAATATCTAAACTTATCAAATTGTGGATTCAAAGGTGCAATTCCTCCAACCTTGGGAAACCTTTCTAATTTGcaatttcttgatctttcttccATTGAATCTCAGTTATTTGTTAAGAACCTTGAATGGATGACTAATCTTGTTTCCTTAAGGCATCTCAAGTTGAACTATGTCAACCTGTCAATGGTCGGATCTCACTGGATGGAG CATCAGTGGCAACTCTTTCCGATCAAAGTTCCCAATATGGCTTCTAAACATTAG